The following DNA comes from Amblyraja radiata isolate CabotCenter1 chromosome 37, sAmbRad1.1.pri, whole genome shotgun sequence.
accTTCTTCCCTCACtttcggggcagttgaaccatccgtcggggcgatcgaagctccagcAGCCAGCAATCGAAGCtctcgcgtcggggcgatcaaagctcccgcgttggggtgatcgaaactcccgggtcggggcggtcgaagctcctgcggcttggagttcccaaagtcggtctctgaccagaaatCGCgatctccacgatgttaaagtccacaggctcccgcggCAGAGCTCAGAGTTCGatgcctggcaaagggatcgcgggctccgcaatgttaaagtcctgtaggctcccgcggtggagctctcgaagCCGCTCtctgccaactcctcgatgtaaggcctcagtgcggatggagatacgatacggaaaataaaacattgcagctccgtcgaggtaagagattggaaaaagttttccccaaccccctcccccaccccccacataaaacaagctaaagaacactaatagCATACATTTAACATATACTAAAAAACAACTATAAAGGTAGGGAGTTTTGCTACAACTTCATGAACCTTGTATGGAGTTTTGGTCTGTTTATTGCAATGAGATGGGTtaacatgatgagtgtttgacggtactgggcctgtactcgctggagttttgaagaatgaggggggacctcattgaaatgtgccggatggtgaaaggcttggatagaatggatgtggagaggatgtttacactagtgggagagtctaggactagaggtcatatcctcagaattaaaggaaagggatgagaaggaatttctttagtcggatggtggtgaatcagtggaattctttgccacagaaggctgtggaggccaagtcaatggatatttttaagagagatagatagactcttgattagttatggggagaaggcagaagaatggggttaggagggagagagatcagccatgaatgaatggcggagtagacttgacggagtagaatggcctaattctgctcctatcacttatgagataTGCTTGTATTTGAGTTAGTTCAGTAGGTATTCACCAAGTTGATTTTTGGGAAAAAGTGTAAGGGAACAGAAAAGTCAGCTGAGCCTTCATGGTCCCAGGAGCTCTCAATGAAGAGTAATGAACTTGGCTAACCTTGGTGGATAAGTCAGCACTAAGATTTATTCGTATCTCTATCTTCAGATGGGAATTTCATGTTGCTTCTTTCTGCTCACTCAATGTCCCTGAAGCCAACTCAAATATTTCTCAATTATGGCAGTTGATGCCgtctatgattttttttttacaaggaaGATGGCAAAGTGCTTAACAAAGTTTTATCATGTTAGCTTATACTTTTGTCTCTTGTTTCActcccacctgattctgctgcttttttgcactgacaatttaataacaactctggcactggccacttaaatcagctgccctggacaatttacatgtattttaatgttgctgtattttacctgcactttttaactatttgtattgtttttaacagggactggattgtttttattgtttttatttatgtgtgaaatgtttaagttttatgtgcgatgctctggtattccctgggaagcgtcttctcattttgcactgtacaactgttgctttgcaagatgacaataaaggttggttgattgattgattgatcactTGAAAAAATAGAATTGTGTATTCCAGTGAATTATCAAATCAATAGGATATTTTTCATAACAAGAAGACCGCAGGTTAAATTGTTAATGCTGTTGTGTACTGGCAGGGTAAATTATATTTtcttaaaataaatttatttaattGTGTTTGCCTTGTAGATTGCAAGTATCTTGGGAAGTGGAGGTGTCTGCTagctaatggaaggaaaaacacaGAACAAACCTACCTCTGTTTCGAGATTGCCCAAGTTTGGTGGTGGAACCTCTAAATTAAGTGAGACTCTTCCTCAGCCTGTATCAAATGGAGGATGTATTCGCAATGTCAGTGCTTCCAGTGGTTCAAAACTTGACTCCAAGCAGAACGGAACTGCTCGTATGGGTGCATTTGCTTTCAACTGGAAGAAGTCTGGTAAAACTAAAGGTAGTGGACAAGGCGCAAAAgatccagctgcaccattgtcttGCACTGTTACTAATGAAGAGTATGTTAAAGTTGAGAGAAACTTTTATTCTAAAGTTCCTTTTGTTAAAGATCACACAGACTTGGGCTTTAAGAGTAAATCTACTGCAGTAACCAGCCATCAAAAGCAGCATCAAGTTGTACCTTGCgtaaaagaaaataaattgccTGTCACTAGCTTAAATCATTCTTCAAGAGGAAACCATGGGAAAGTATTGGGAAAGCCATTCGCATCTCACATCTCAAGGTCACAGTCATTTGGTCATTTTCGTAAAACAGCAGCCGGAAAGGTGACTGAACAAGAAGAGACTTTCTCAGCATCAAGCAGTTCAAAAGGGAGTCTTGACCAATCCACAGAAAGCTTGAAGAACTTAACTGAAGAGAACATTGTTAGGTCCCAGAGCTTTTCGTATTCCACACGAAGTAACTCCTGTGGCTCGGATGTAATACCACGATCTTTGTCTTTTTCAAAGGCTGCAGATGTTTCTAGACCTTGTCTGAAACAGCAAATGAGGACGAGTCTTCCTTTGAGATCAAATATTTATCGCTATGGCAGTCCAAGGGGTACCGATAGCTCGGGCACAGGAGAATCAGTTAGTAAAGGTGCTTTTAGTAGACCAAGCTTACAAACACCATCATCTGTCTTGAAAAAGTCTCAGCTTCCTACTTGCCCCACATCTTCATTTTACATCACTgcttctgctcccaagatgacacAATCTTCAGTAATTAAATGTGGGAGGTTGACCACTTCAGGAACAACATGCACTGTAAATCCATTATCTGATACCATCGAGGAAACTTGTGGAATTCCAACAATTGAGGAAAGTGGTCCAAATACTGTAAATGTAGATATTGAATGCGTTGCTGATAATTTGTTAGAAAATAATGCCATAGGTGAGAAGACTAAACATGAAGACAGTGAAGAACTTCAATCATTTTCTGCAAATGATATTGATGATTCAGAGGTAGTCATCTCATCAATTTACTCCAACTGTGATATAATTAATAGCGAACAGTTACCTAATTCAGGTACTGAATCCTTCGAAATTGTGGACAGCGAcaattctctttccacagaaatTGCTGATGATCTTTACATTCCTAATGAGGCTATGTCATCAGAAGGAATTGAGGAAACATTAATTTCAGCATATGCAGACGCAGAATGGCTGGATACTGGATTGCCTGGTGCGTGAGATATTAATATTAAATGTTGGTTTATTTATATTTTGGATAAGAGTAACTAATGTTTAAGCATGCATGCATTTGATTGTACTTGTGTTTTGGTGGCATTTAAATATTAAATGTTATGTTGAACTAGTGACATATGCATAATGTACTTGTGCTGGTTGACATTTCTACCACTGCATCAGCCACAGTTCAAGATAGCATCTTTAAATGATGGTCTTTATACAACCGGGACTATCTCTAAACTGTTTTAATTTAGAGCAAAGAGTTTAGTAACATGTGTTATGCTTTTATTCACCTTGCATTATTTAACATTCTTGGCCAGAAATTTGATTGAATAATAGGgctcataactttattaaaaaaggCATGAGCATGTTGCAGAGTCTCAGTTTATGATGGTGTTGAAATCATGTGCAATTGTAATTATGTGGTGTGTTTGCTAAGATTAACCCATTTGACACCCATGGGATCAGTAACTGCTCATTCCATGACAGCATTGTTGCAGTTGTTCTTGGTAGTGACTCCTTCCCTGCATTCCCATTCACTCCCCGATTTGGTATCAACTACAAATTTACAAAGTGATCTTGATTCCAGAGTTCAAATCCTCCTGTAAATCGTGGCAAGGAAAGGTCCTGCCTCTGTTGTCTGTGAGGGTTCATGCACTGGACTTGTTTTCCAAGGTTTACAGcaatacctttcctatccctCACATTCTTATaaaatagaggtatacaaaatcatgagagataaATAAGGTGAACAGCTGCAATATTTTCCCCAGGGCAGGGGAGTCAAAAACTAGAAGACACATGTTTAAAATGAGAGGAGAAAGGGCCCTGAGGGACAACTATTTCAGAGAGGgaggtattgaaacatataagattattaagggtttggacacgctagaggcaggaaacatgttcccggtgtcgggggagtccagaaccaggagccacagtttaagattaaagggtaagccatttagaacggagatgaagaaacactttttcacacagagagttgtgagtctgtggaattctctgcctcagagggcggtggaggccgattccctggatactttcaagagagaactagatagggctcttaaagatagcggagtcaggggatatggggagaaggcaggaacggggtactgattgtggatgatcagccatgatcacattgaatggcggtgctggcttgaagggccgaatgacctacttctgcacctattgtctacatggaatgaactgccagaggaagtgttaGAATTGTGTACGAATAGGATATTAAGGACAGGTTCATTGAGAGGagtggtttggaaggatatgggctggATACAGGCAAGTGAAACTAGCTCGGTTAAGGAACTGTCAccgtggacaaattgggctgaataaTCTGTTTACATGCAGTATAGGTCAGTGACTTTACATTCATGGACGCAATCTATCCTTACGTTTGGCTTATCTTTTTTCTATTTTAAAAGCACTAATTTTTCCTTTCCAAATATTTTTGTGCTCTCTTTTATCATGCATTTTCCCGCTGTCTATGTACTTAATATTGCTGTTTCTTAatctatttctatctttttttatttatatGTTCACTTGATGTTCTCTCTTCATAACTGGAAAATAACGTTATCTTTTTCAAGTCCTTGATTCCTTATTCATCTTT
Coding sequences within:
- the ccser2 gene encoding serine-rich coiled-coil domain-containing protein 2 isoform X3; this encodes MEGKTQNKPTSVSRLPKFGGGTSKLSETLPQPVSNGGCIRNVSASSGSKLDSKQNGTARMGAFAFNWKKSGKTKGSGQGAKDPAAPLSCTVTNEEYVKVERNFYSKVPFVKDHTDLGFKSKSTAVTSHQKQHQVVPCVKENKLPVTSLNHSSRGNHGKVLGKPFASHISRSQSFGHFRKTAAGKVTEQEETFSASSSSKGSLDQSTESLKNLTEENIVRSQSFSYSTRSNSCGSDVIPRSLSFSKAADVSRPCLKQQMRTSLPLRSNIYRYGSPRGTDSSGTGESVSKGAFSRPSLQTPSSVLKKSQLPTCPTSSFYITASAPKMTQSSVIKCGRLTTSGTTCTVNPLSDTIEETCGIPTIEESGPNTVNVDIECVADNLLENNAIGEKTKHEDSEELQSFSANDIDDSEVVISSIYSNCDIINSEQLPNSGTESFEIVDSDNSLSTEIADDLYIPNEAMSSEGIEETLISAYADAEWLDTGLPDQCKDLETSQTNASGNDFVCPDANYALGSSFELSPSSSSAGTYMWDEEGMEGLGTVQQCGSLESSEMNSLDILNNLESGDLDEDDLMLDVDLPEDAPCKMEACESMAHLERSERGNRNQGFWRKRYPRWSGQDRHGNTELQRSPVSQELPVDHFDWHAASSYYHPPTNHMRSSRPVAESTVMLDVLTLRHMVHDCTAVKTQILKLKRLLQQNGDGSSVNDFIAIGSPTQEQAETINTTDKTDELLGEIQILQEEMKRKDQMIEYLQQQLSTRCHCRKENSATKGPACSNADKTTQTVTKGISAGPSAPSSSPLQATFHGNPGPVQQHRRQTSSTTAFQLHMQHQRSQHGKISKTSPYRGPQ
- the ccser2 gene encoding serine-rich coiled-coil domain-containing protein 2 isoform X2 codes for the protein MEGKTQNKPTSVSRLPKFGGGTSKLSETLPQPVSNGGCIRNVSASSGSKLDSKQNGTARMGAFAFNWKKSGKTKGSGQGAKDPAAPLSCTVTNEEYVKVERNFYSKVPFVKDHTDLGFKSKSTAVTSHQKQHQVVPCVKENKLPVTSLNHSSRGNHGKVLGKPFASHISRSQSFGHFRKTAAGKVTEQEETFSASSSSKGSLDQSTESLKNLTEENIVRSQSFSYSTRSNSCGSDVIPRSLSFSKAADVSRPCLKQQMRTSLPLRSNIYRYGSPRGTDSSGTGESVSKGAFSRPSLQTPSSVLKKSQLPTCPTSSFYITASAPKMTQSSVIKCGRLTTSGTTCTVNPLSDTIEETCGIPTIEESGPNTVNVDIECVADNLLENNAIGEKTKHEDSEELQSFSANDIDDSEVVISSIYSNCDIINSEQLPNSGTESFEIVDSDNSLSTEIADDLYIPNEAMSSEGIEETLISAYADAEWLDTGLPDQCKDLETSQTNASGNDFVCPDANYALGSSFELSPSSSSAGTYMWDEEGMEGLGTVQQCGSLESSEMNSLDILNNLESGDLDEDDLMLDVDLPEDAPCKMEACESMAHLERSERGNRNQGFWRKRYPRWSGQDRHGNTELQRSPVSQELPVDHFDWHAASSYYHPPTNHMRSSRPVAESTVMLDVLTLRHMVHDCTAVKTQILKLKRLLQQNGDGSSVNDFIAIGSPTQEQAETINTTDKTDELLGEIQILQEEMKRKDQMIEYLQQQLSTRCHCRKENSATKGPACSNADKTTQTVTKGISAGPSAPSSSPLQATFHGNPGPVQQHRRQRIEDVVHYFYDKVCLQYYSLPATHAAPKIAAWEN